One window of the Chloroflexota bacterium genome contains the following:
- a CDS encoding transporter substrate-binding domain-containing protein, with amino-acid sequence MNLRKTILLVVSAMFLVTACQSAAVAPASTATQSTLDKVRAAGVVRAGVRFDNPPLSYIDPNGNWVGFDVDLANELARRLNVKIEQVKVDETTRISFLQEGKIDMAVASMNHTRKREDAVDFSLTYFWDSQTFMVRQDSGIDSLEDLFGKKVALNAGSSAIDAWKKYVAEHGGPATEIVEFTDKVAAVQALRDGAVDGYAEDGITLLALAAGDANLVLLPGGINPVQFGIGLPVNDSAWRDAVNYALQEMWKDGTYAAIYDKWLGPEAEVHLPLGGQMEVWP; translated from the coding sequence GTGAATCTACGAAAGACTATTCTATTAGTTGTAAGTGCGATGTTCCTGGTGACGGCCTGCCAGTCGGCGGCGGTGGCCCCGGCCTCGACAGCGACCCAGTCCACGTTGGACAAAGTGCGGGCCGCCGGCGTAGTTCGAGCCGGCGTCCGTTTCGACAACCCGCCGTTGAGTTACATTGACCCGAACGGCAACTGGGTGGGCTTCGACGTTGACCTGGCGAACGAACTGGCCCGGCGGCTGAACGTGAAGATCGAGCAGGTGAAGGTAGACGAAACCACACGCATCAGCTTTTTGCAGGAAGGCAAAATTGATATGGCCGTGGCCAGCATGAACCACACCCGCAAGCGTGAAGATGCTGTAGACTTCAGCCTTACTTATTTTTGGGACAGCCAGACGTTCATGGTGCGCCAGGACAGCGGCATTGACTCGCTGGAAGACTTGTTCGGCAAGAAGGTGGCCCTGAACGCCGGAAGCTCGGCGATTGACGCCTGGAAGAAATATGTGGCCGAGCACGGCGGCCCGGCGACCGAGATCGTCGAGTTCACCGACAAGGTGGCGGCGGTGCAAGCCTTGCGCGACGGCGCGGTAGACGGCTACGCCGAAGACGGCATCACCCTGCTGGCTCTGGCCGCCGGCGACGCGAACCTGGTGCTCCTGCCCGGCGGCATCAACCCTGTGCAGTTTGGCATTGGCCTGCCGGTGAACGACTCGGCCTGGCGCGACGCCGTCAACTACGCCTTACAGGAAATGTGGAAAGATGGAACGTACGCCGCCATCTACGACAAGTGGCTTGGCCCGGAGGCCGAGGTTCACCTGCCGCTCGGCGGACAGATGGAAGTTTGGCCCTGA